The Polypterus senegalus isolate Bchr_013 chromosome 5, ASM1683550v1, whole genome shotgun sequence genome includes the window CCTGCGAATGATTTCAAGCCTGTTGTCTTTGTTATTAAACTAATCTCCAATCATATACACATATTGTAGAAAAAAATGTCCAGGAGCGTGCAATGCTTCTGCGCATCCTTATGGTCTAGTTTGTTCAATTTGCTGATGCTGGCTCCTGACTGCGAACCTGTTGACATGTACTGGAATGGGCACCACGATTTTGGGATTCCTAACTGGCTCCCCTGATCGGTTGTTAACGTTGCCGGCTTTAATCCTTTTCCACTTCGCTCTTCGATTTTGAAACCAGATTTTGACCTGCACTTCGCTGAGTTTGAGTGCATGCGCGATCTGGGAGCGCTCGGTGAGGGACAGGTattttttacagtgaaactccTTCTCCAGCTCCAGGAGTTGCTCGCTAGTGAATGCGGTCCGCCTTCGCCGACTTTTTCCACTGGAGTTGCCAGGAGGGAGAGGCTCTTGAGAGCCCGACTTCAGTTGACTCTTCCTTGATAATGAACTGCAGTTATTGCCGTCTGAAACGCTTTCGTTCTCGCTGTCAACGGAGCTGTCTTCTTCTCTGTCGCTGCAAGGAGTTTCGGCCGATTTCACGTCCAGTTTCTCATCATCCGAACTATATAATTTTGTTTCGCctaaaacaaaaaggaataaaaCAGGTTAGTTCAGCCTTTAAACATCAAGAATATTTTGTGAGATAACTATTTTGCTAACATTATTTGGCAATGTAAGCCCCCCAATTATCTATTTGAGGGAAAGTTGTACCATATTCATTCAAAAGCATAAAACCCACTTGTATCGCATTATAgaacagaacaacaacaacaaaatattttaaggaaaaaatagtTTGAAATAATTTACATAACATGAACAAAGCATCCGAAATACTTTATATTAAAGGCTATTACCGAAGGCACTTCGTCTAAAGGGACGTTTAATAAATTATATGTATCAATGCAAATCTGAACTTCATGTAATATTCAATCCAAGTAATGCAGTATTTTAAAGGctttaaaattaacttaaaccCTTTCGCTACCGCCGTAAACATGCAGCAACATATTATAGGTTGTCTAAATTAAACATCCACTTAAACAGGCATTTGTCGTATGCATTTATACTTTttccaaatataaaaatacttaGAAGTCATTTTAAGTCATATTAAAAAATCAAAGTATATGTAAAAACTGatcataatattaaataatagacGATCTGTCAAAGCACCTTTTCAATTTGGAGCTCTTAAGTACTCGTGTTCAAGGTCATAGcaagtgtattattatttttgttattattactattttgatttttaaacaatTGTTGTTAATAACAATCTGCTCTTTATAATCATACCAGTAACCTATGCAAAGTCTTTACCCAGTAGGGGTTCATTAAAATGTTGTAACAACGAAACTGCTGTAATGTGTAAACTTCTGACTAAACTTTGCTTTTTTCAATAAACGTTATCAGAATGTCAACTTTTTCAATAGAAAAGGCGAATGATcttaataaaatgtgtcattagttGATATTACTTGACTACTTTGCAGTTAGCATTTTTGTTATACTATGGCGATAGTATAAACGTTTCAGTGCCTTTTTAGTTTTCTCTGCTtagtaataaaactaaatttaaagtaAGAGTTCATCGAGATAAAAGAGAATAAGAAATTAGGTTCATTTACCAACACTATCAACATACCGAAATCAGACGTTTTTGCTTATATTGCAAAGTCGTTTGAATTGCttgaaaaacattttcaagcGAATGTCTCCTCATATCTTTGTTTTCCCTAGTATGAACGTTTGAAAGAAGAATCACCAGAAATGTGAATCGTGTTGAAATTACACTAAATACCCATCTATTAAGAAATTCTAGAGTAACTCAATAGGCATTGTTATTTTCGTAGCGGGAAGCCAACATAATTTGCTATTTGCAGTATTGTATCTTTGCCAATGAATCGACATCATCAGGTTGTCAAAATATTTTACCGGATGGCGGTTTGTGGGGTTTCCTGGAGATTACAATGTTTTCAAACATCCGCTTGTCAAACAGCTCTATAGAATGATGCTGAACGGCGATTAGTTTTAGGCCAGAAAAGAGATGCGAGCATCCAAGAATGTATCGAATACATTTTATGAAACagattataataattaaaaacggAAATATTGAAAGATTTATTAGCAGTGATATGAAAACCCTTTAGTATCAAAAAAGCATTTACATATGTCTTTTTGATATAGTATCAATACAAATAGTCTAGCCAGAGTTTAGCAGTTATTAGCATGGACATGTGGAATATCCGAAATAGTAAATTATCCGTCAAACTTCCAACCAGTGAGGCAGCGGGATATGAGTGCAACTCTCAGTAACATCAAACATCGAACACCGATTTTAAGATAAAAAGGGTTAAATATACTACCATTCTTGGTTGTTTCTATCAAAATGTGAAATTACCCTTAATTCTATTCGGTTATAACGAGAAAGACAGAGTCTGCAAAAATGCTGATGGCGTGCAAGGAAAAACTGATAATATGCCCCAACTACTAGTTGACTTACCTGTAATAGTTTGAAAAGTTTCCGAAAAGCTAAGGAGTTCCGAAACTTTATCACGCGCCGGTAGTTCCTCTGAATCTGGACTCTCTTGTCTCCTTCCAGTGGGATCTGTCGTTATTCTGGGTCCAGGCAGTTCTTGAGGAGGGTAGAAGCTATCCGGGGGGTCGGAGAAACTAGGCAAGGCGGTAGTGAGCGCTACCATTGACGGTACTCCTTGCCCCAAACTGGCACAAAATGTGTTGGTGAGACGTCCGGCAAAGGAAGCTAGTGGAGCCAATGGAGGGATACCGGACTGCAGGGGAGAGTGGGACAGAGCTTGAGGAATAACAAGAGGTCTGTAAGGCATAAACATTGGGTAGCCGGTGTACAGGAGGTGCCCAGATCGGGGTTGTGGTGTCCCTATTAAGGAGTCGATAGAAAAAGCGGTCCCTTGGCCACTGGGTCTCTGCATGTCGACGGTGTACAAAATGTTATTCAGCGAGTAAGCAAAGAAATCAAGTACTCCTCCACCCCCCCTCCTCTTCCTCCAGGGAAGAAATCCTCGCTTTGCTCCAACGAAGTCAGTTCCCTCTGTTTTTCCCGTCTTTGTTATCCTTAGCATGTACAGAATTAGGAATCTTTTGGTGTCTGTGGTTGTCCCGTTACCAATAAGCCAGCGTGTTGCATGCGTCCTGACTCCCTTCCTATTACTCTGCCTCTCACACACTCACTAGGCTCATCATGCGAGGGAGAGAAGGGATGGGAGGGGGTGTTACCCTCAAGACTCATCCATCTTCCTCAAATTACGCTTCATTTCCTTATTCAGCTCCCGACTTTTTTGGCTGCAAGAGGAGCGGCAGGTTCCCAATGGATACAATTGGATACAAGGAGGACCCAGCCCCCTTTATTTTGGTGTAGGGTGATTGGAAGCTGTGTAAGAGATCACTTACTCCCTTCCCCTTTCCTAATCTTTGACCACACCAGCCTAATcaactattattaattttgattGATGATTAGTAATTACTTAGGCTGGGGGATGGGGATGTCGAAGTCATAAAACAAGGGTCCTTTTGTTTACATGTTGGGGCGATGGGACAGAAGCTTAAAAAAAGAGGGTAGGCAGATGTTTTTCCtatttcacatttcaaaaaaaaaaaaaaaaaagcagaagaagaagagagcgcgcatcctttttttcttctgtcgGTACACAATGAAGTCGTTTGCACTAGCAGCACAGTTAATGATCCTTCGGAGAAGTGTAGATTTCAGAAGAGACAAATTCAACTAAAGCCAAAAGCGCTGGAGACTCAGAAAAACTATACAACTCCGAAAAGATTTACTTTGTAGGTTTGTGAACAGTTTGCAGGCAGATACTTAATCCACGTGCTTGGaatagaaaatgtttgtattttcaaTACGCAGTGAGTTAACAGATACTGTAcctatttactatatatatatatatatatatatatatatatatatatatatatatatatatatatatatcacacacacacacatatatatatatatacatatggatGACTCGTTCGGCCTTAAACTCGATTTTTGCTAACTCTGTTTAGTTATATTCAGACGGCTATCAAAATGAAGCTATTTTTTGgagatatacatttaaatatttgataAGGTAGTCAGTATTTTGTTGCAAAACGTGGTCTAATTGTATTTTTAGCCCCCTAAACAACATCTTCTAAACTgaaatgaaactaatgaaattaGTTTTCTACACTGAAATTTCAACGTGTAGGTTAGTGGGTACCTACTCTATTAAAAAGACACATTTGGGTGGCTGGATAATCATAACAACTTCAAAAGTTCATATATTTCTAAAGACTCTTGAGGTCATGGTAAATCCAGCTCTCCCCAAGTATCACGTATAAGGTATTTCAAATAcaatctctctctccctctctctcttttttatgtaaaatgaatATTCACGACATTTTCTTGTCTTGTCTCATTTTTCCGGATCGTGTTAATTTGAGCTGATTTTTTTCGTATGTAGTTGATGATGATTAGTCTCTATTGAGCCCTGGGGGGCGCAGAGCGCTCTTGAACTGCCCCCTCTGATTGCAGTAAGATATCAGGATATCAGTTTGAGCTCTGATTAGCAATAGAGGGCCAGGGATGCTAATTATTCTTATAATTGCAAATGACTCCATTCAACATGACGTCTCTTTGATCTATTGAAACCAGCATCCACCATCCGAAGCGCCACCCCTCCTCCCCCCCGTGAGTGGACTATGAGTACAGCTATCAGACTCCAATCAGCCTATTTCTTACACCGAGAGCAGCATGACAAACAAACGGGTGAAATTTAAACCAAACTGTATGATAACAGTCGTTTTTATATCGATTCAAAGTAATGTTTAAAACtttcaacatatatatttttaagtcgTGCATCTAAAGACTGTGGTATCAGTTTTAgagaggaagaaaataaaatgcattttaaactaaACCTTACATTTATCAATAATGATTCTTTTGTCAGTCTTGAATTGAGGATTGAAAATCTACACTgtcaaaaatatttagtttaaatCGAGCGTAATTGTCAGTTTTATAGTTTAAAAACTAGGCAACGTCATTTATTACCTCTAAAGAACTGCTGCCTTTTAACCCAAACGCACTCAATGAAGTGTTAATAGATTCTCGAGGAACATGACATTCAGTTTAACTCCTTATCCTTTTTCGTTACTTCCTTAGCTTCTGACACGGAAACTGTACAACAAATCCATATTCACCCACTTGATCAATTCATACCATTTTGACACGTGCACTTCATTTACGAATAAGGAAAGGTGTATTACATACAGAAAAGGTTGCGCACTCCTGTTATAAGTGGCTCTTTGCTGTGTTGAAAAGTGGGCGAAAGCTTTTATTGTTGTAACAGGTATTGAGATTAGTTTCTTAATCTACAGATCGACCAGATGAGTGTAATTGACAAAGAAACATATCAAAGTAATTGCATTATTGCCATTTTTAAACTCGCTTATTATTTTTCGCGGATAATTGACGTGAATTGCAAATTATTCATTATAAAAGAACCGATGCGTTTGAGGGGTGAATTGATTTCAGGAACCtcagtttgttgattttaattttgtattttgctcgctttcctcctttcttttttatttatatcttcAAATATTCTTCcataaattatgtaatttttttgagTATATTGTCCGTCACACATTATTTGATCGAAGTTCATTGCCATGTATGTGCGATTGTGCAACTGTACATTGAGAAGtcgtaatttaaaaatgttaacacgCACTTAACTCGATATCATTGAAGTTCACAAGTTTACATCACATTCAAAGGGTAAAAGTGTTCCTAATAAAGTTTGTGACGATCctgtacatttgaaaataaatggtAATTGCCAGAATCCAGAAATGTAGGATAATTGTCCAAGGCACCTTAGGAGTTTATGGTTTTAAAACGGTAGTAATCAAATAACACCACGCTCACGCgtaaaaaaatattactaatttTCCCTTAAAATCGTCATTCCTATTTTAATTCCGTAGCAACAGTATATTACAATCATCCTTCAGAGAGCATTGTGCTTTCTGATTTTTCTGAAAAAACTAATGTAAGTAATGCACAagacatttgaaaataaagaaaacatcacATCCACACAATCTGATGATTACAGAGAATTTAAATGGACAAACTTAAGCATGGTTATACATTACTCAAAACCCATTTCTTTGAAGAGGATTACAGCTTTGCTAATGAAACGAACAACAGTAATATAATCTGATCttgaatataatgaaaataatagtttctattaataatatgaataaaactaccgtttaaaaatgttatgaacaAGCTACTGTTTAAGTCATTGTTGCTATAACATGCAAAACGTTGTAAACGAACAAAAGAACTAGAAATCCACTTATATTGGTAAAATTAGGTtcagtttatctttttttcttagaTGAATGGACGTTCCGTCCAGGAATGGTTCCCCTCACGCACCCCTGTTTCCCTAAAAGAATAAACAAGAGAAGAAAGCGGGTAAGTGTGGGTCGATTAACGGAAGGATAATTCACTAAATTTCTCTTCAGACTAAGGTAAATACAGTATTAGAACCCAAGAGTTTCACGGATCGACTAAACCTGTAACAATAAATTCAGACATaatgtgctatctatctatctatctatctatctatctatctatctatctatctatctatctatctatctatctatcacagcagAACTGCTTTCTAGcaaggaaaaatgaaatgaagcGCTTCGTAAGGAGCGTGTGCGTCAAAGTATGGATTAAGAACAGTTATTGGATGTTGTGggttatgaacagaatctgttCAGCGCTGAGGAGATCTTACACCCAAGTTTGGTGTTTGGGATAGACTCGTATGTGTGCACGTCTGTTTACAGAATTGAGAAGAAGGTTAGAATAATCCTTCTTGTTCAAACAGTTGCGTTAATCATTGGAGCAAGCATTCACTGTCTGATGGTAGGCAGACTTCAACTAATCTGTAATGATTAGCAAAGCCTATGCACAAATTAACTttaaattacaagttttttcaggCTATCTTGTCTAAAGATGAGCCTTCATTTCTTAGATGTTCTCTATAGACAAGTAACAAGTATTAGATGTTTTTAATcgattttagttttaataaaatgaactTGCACATTTATCAAAATTCTGCTTAGACATTTTTCCGATCTTCCGCTTCTGTTTGGACATTAAGTTTTTTCCACAGACCTTTTGCATAAAAATAGAAGTTATGACTCAACTTTTACTCTATATCTTTAATAATATCaaactatgattttttttattttaaagcagttGTATTCTTTTGGATTAATACACCTGTCGTGGAATCCCTTAATTAATATTTGCAATGGTAATAATGGT containing:
- the gbx1 gene encoding homeobox protein GBX-1 produces the protein MLRITKTGKTEGTDFVGAKRGFLPWRKRRGGGGVLDFFAYSLNNILYTVDMQRPSGQGTAFSIDSLIGTPQPRSGHLLYTGYPMFMPYRPLVIPQALSHSPLQSGIPPLAPLASFAGRLTNTFCASLGQGVPSMVALTTALPSFSDPPDSFYPPQELPGPRITTDPTGRRQESPDSEELPARDKVSELLSFSETFQTITGETKLYSSDDEKLDVKSAETPCSDREEDSSVDSENESVSDGNNCSSLSRKSQLKSGSQEPLPPGNSSGKSRRRRTAFTSEQLLELEKEFHCKKYLSLTERSQIAHALKLSEVQVKIWFQNRRAKWKRIKAGNVNNRSGEPVRNPKIVVPIPVHVNRFAVRSQHQQIEQTRP